A stretch of the Verrucomicrobiia bacterium genome encodes the following:
- a CDS encoding TSUP family transporter, producing the protein MDTWWYPVLFATGVAAGYVDAIAGGGGLITVPVLMATGLSPADALGTNKLQSACGTTLATMRYARHGLLGQGDWTWGIAATVVGAAAGSWCVQQVNPGFLRPLIPILLVTIAIVLITRPDLGSRPRAPRLAPRPFGILFGLLLGFYDGFLGPGTGAFWMMACVGLLGRDLLAATAHTKVMNLTSNLASLVLFLAGGHVRFAVGLSMAAGQFLGGWLGARSAIHGGARRIRRVLLTVVILLAAKLLWDAVRAP; encoded by the coding sequence ATGGACACCTGGTGGTACCCCGTGCTGTTCGCAACCGGTGTGGCCGCCGGGTATGTGGACGCCATCGCTGGAGGTGGCGGACTGATCACCGTGCCGGTGCTGATGGCCACCGGCCTGTCGCCGGCCGATGCCCTGGGCACGAACAAGCTTCAGTCCGCGTGCGGCACGACGCTCGCCACGATGCGTTATGCGCGCCACGGGCTGCTGGGGCAGGGGGACTGGACGTGGGGCATTGCGGCCACCGTGGTGGGTGCCGCGGCGGGATCGTGGTGCGTCCAGCAGGTGAACCCCGGCTTCCTGCGGCCCCTCATCCCAATCCTGCTCGTCACCATTGCCATCGTGCTCATCACGCGTCCGGACCTGGGCAGCCGCCCCCGGGCGCCGCGCCTGGCGCCGCGACCGTTTGGCATCCTCTTCGGACTCCTGCTGGGTTTTTACGACGGCTTCCTGGGACCGGGAACCGGTGCATTCTGGATGATGGCCTGTGTGGGGTTGCTCGGGCGGGACCTCCTCGCGGCGACGGCGCACACCAAGGTGATGAATCTCACCAGCAACCTGGCCTCGCTGGTCCTGTTCCTCGCCGGAGGACACGTGCGGTTTGCCGTGGGCCTTTCCATGGCCGCCGGCCAGTTCCTTGGGGGCTGGCTGGGTGCCCGGTCCGCCATCCACGGCGGAGCGCGGCGAATCCGGCGGGTCTTGTTGACGGTGGTGATCCTCCTTGCCGCGAAACTGCTATGGGACGCCGTTCGTGCACCATGA
- a CDS encoding sugar phosphate isomerase/epimerase has translation MTPSTANAHAPRSPLSRRGFLSAAGATLTLPGLAVATVAAGAQTDSAASTKSDRVVTPPEGRRLLLSCKLGMISAGSGDRKRTLAERLSLAGEAGFDGVDLDEAGNYTPEQARDAVRESGVFVHNAINHAHWQQRLTSPNAAERDQGRANIEHCIRVSHAAGGSGVLIVVGNGSDGTPAETAQRAGDEIRRLLPLAAAYGQAILVENVWNRMFYNHDGSPEQGPEQFIQFVDSFRSPWVGMYYDIGNHWKYGQPSEWIRGFGPRCVKLDVKGFSRAKNEFVDITSPDDDLPWDQVRKALGDIGFSGWATAEVGGGELARLKTVREQMQRAFGL, from the coding sequence ATGACGCCTTCCACCGCGAACGCTCACGCACCCCGGTCCCCCCTGTCCCGCCGTGGATTTCTGTCCGCAGCCGGCGCCACCCTGACGCTTCCGGGACTTGCCGTGGCCACCGTCGCGGCCGGGGCCCAGACGGATTCCGCGGCCTCCACCAAATCCGACCGGGTCGTCACCCCACCAGAGGGACGCCGCCTGTTGCTCTCCTGCAAGCTGGGGATGATCAGCGCCGGGTCTGGTGACCGGAAGCGCACCCTTGCCGAGCGATTGAGCCTCGCCGGGGAGGCCGGTTTCGACGGGGTGGACCTCGATGAGGCGGGAAACTACACGCCGGAGCAGGCACGGGACGCCGTGCGCGAGTCCGGTGTCTTCGTCCACAACGCCATCAACCACGCCCACTGGCAGCAGCGTCTGACCAGCCCCAATGCTGCCGAGCGGGACCAGGGACGCGCCAACATCGAGCATTGCATCCGGGTCTCCCACGCAGCCGGAGGCAGCGGGGTGCTGATCGTCGTGGGCAACGGGAGCGATGGGACCCCGGCCGAGACGGCGCAGCGGGCCGGCGATGAGATCCGCCGTTTGCTTCCCCTCGCGGCGGCCTACGGTCAGGCCATCCTGGTGGAGAACGTCTGGAACCGGATGTTCTACAACCACGACGGTTCCCCGGAGCAGGGACCGGAGCAGTTCATCCAGTTTGTGGACAGCTTCCGCAGCCCCTGGGTGGGGATGTACTATGACATCGGCAACCATTGGAAATACGGCCAGCCCTCGGAATGGATCCGCGGGTTTGGTCCCCGATGCGTGAAACTCGACGTGAAGGGATTCAGCCGGGCGAAGAACGAATTCGTGGACATCACCAGTCCCGACGACGACCTGCCGTGGGACCAGGTCCGCAAGGCCCTCGGGGACATCGGCTTTTCGGGATGGGCGACCGCGGAGGTCGGCGGTGGCGAGCTGGCCCGCCTGAAGACGGTCCGGGAGCAGATGCAGCGGGCGTTCGGACTGTAG
- a CDS encoding DUF1553 domain-containing protein, with translation MWLAIAMVGAGVGPTLHAAASAAADFNFEVRPLLSDRCFSCHGPDERARKAKLRLDQREDVLRVRQDGRRIVAPGDPEASELIRRLFSEDPDEVMPPPEAHLALTDPEKALLRRWVAQGAPWSDHWAFAPITRPEPPAVNAGDRRIHPVDQFVLARLQAAGMEPSPRAGRERLIRRASLDLTGLPPSPREVEAFVKDPSENAYEKVVDRLLASPAFGERLATDWLDLARYADTYGYQADVERDLSPWRDWVVAAFNRNLPYDQFLTWQLAGDLLPGATDEQVLATAFNRLHRQTNEGGSIEEEFRQEYVSDRVHTMGTAFLGLTLECSRCHDHKYDPISQRDYYALSAFFNNIDESGLYSHFTSATPTPTLVRWEGEDQSRHQVLVRERDAADRQMRLAVTAARARWDAGERPEVPSPAPVLPVASYAFDVFTHLFTPDARSTNQAVLSDGPVPVPGRRGTALRFSGDNAVTLPDAGAFRRTDPFSVDVWIRPADVRPRAVVFHYSRAWTDSGSRGYELVLENGRPFFGLIHFWPGNALGVRAREPLPPGRWTRLTVTYDGSSRAAGVQLYRDGEPMALETVRDGLTRDIQHRAAWGDADAGGIRLTLGARFRDNGFRDGELDDFRVYDVCLTPAEVLHLDPDTGAPGAAAMDAETYAMRWDPGVAVAHAELQRLRKAEDELISKTKEIMVMREMEARRPTHLLKRGAYDAPADPVDPDVPKHILPLPEGTPRNRLGLAQWMTDPRNPLTARVAVNRAWRQHFGRGLVATLNDFGAQGQLPTHPELLDWLAATFRDSGWDLKALHKLLVLSATYCQDSEAPPERVALDPENRMLSRGPRHRLGAEQIRDSALAVSGLLQPTLGGPSVKPYQPPGVWEEAGTGKTYVQDHGDKLYRRSLYTFIRRTAPPPSLASFDAGSREVCVANREITATPLQALVLLNDPQFLEAARVLAEALWGDREATPEARVDRGFHTVLGRPPSARESAILASLFEEQRRLYAADPEAAERLLSTGERLRDTALPAPELAAATLVMSTLMNHDEFVMKR, from the coding sequence GTGTGGCTTGCCATCGCGATGGTCGGGGCGGGCGTCGGTCCGACGCTCCACGCGGCGGCGTCCGCTGCAGCAGATTTCAATTTCGAGGTGCGTCCGCTCCTGTCCGACCGGTGTTTCTCCTGCCACGGCCCCGACGAGCGGGCGCGGAAGGCCAAGTTGCGGCTCGATCAACGCGAAGACGTCCTGCGCGTACGCCAGGACGGTCGCCGGATCGTGGCGCCCGGCGATCCGGAGGCCTCGGAGCTGATCCGACGCCTGTTTTCAGAGGATCCCGACGAAGTCATGCCGCCCCCGGAGGCCCACCTGGCGCTGACCGACCCGGAAAAGGCGCTGCTCCGGCGATGGGTGGCCCAGGGGGCGCCCTGGAGTGATCACTGGGCCTTCGCCCCGATCACCCGGCCCGAACCTCCCGCCGTGAACGCCGGGGACCGGCGGATCCATCCGGTGGACCAGTTCGTGCTGGCACGACTCCAGGCCGCCGGGATGGAGCCGTCACCGCGCGCCGGACGCGAACGGTTGATCCGCCGGGCATCCCTCGACCTCACCGGCCTGCCCCCGTCGCCCCGGGAGGTGGAGGCCTTCGTGAAGGATCCCTCGGAGAATGCCTACGAGAAGGTCGTGGACCGCCTTCTGGCGTCGCCGGCCTTCGGCGAGCGCCTCGCCACCGACTGGCTGGACCTCGCCCGGTACGCGGACACCTACGGATACCAGGCCGACGTCGAGCGGGATCTTTCACCCTGGCGGGACTGGGTGGTGGCAGCCTTCAACCGGAACCTGCCCTACGACCAGTTCCTGACGTGGCAACTCGCCGGAGACCTGCTGCCCGGGGCGACCGACGAACAGGTGCTGGCGACCGCCTTCAACCGGCTCCACCGTCAGACCAACGAGGGCGGGAGCATCGAGGAGGAGTTCCGCCAGGAATACGTCTCCGACCGGGTGCACACCATGGGCACCGCCTTTCTTGGGCTCACGCTCGAGTGCTCGCGATGCCACGACCACAAGTACGACCCCATCAGCCAGCGCGACTACTACGCGCTTTCGGCCTTCTTCAACAACATTGACGAGTCGGGCCTGTACTCGCATTTCACCTCCGCCACGCCCACGCCGACCCTGGTACGCTGGGAAGGTGAGGACCAGTCCAGGCATCAGGTCCTCGTGCGGGAACGCGACGCCGCCGACAGGCAGATGCGACTCGCGGTGACGGCGGCCCGGGCCCGCTGGGATGCCGGGGAGCGTCCGGAGGTCCCCAGCCCCGCACCAGTGCTTCCCGTGGCCTCCTATGCCTTCGACGTCTTCACCCACCTGTTCACGCCGGACGCCCGCAGCACCAACCAGGCCGTGCTGTCCGACGGGCCGGTCCCCGTGCCGGGACGCCGCGGAACGGCGCTCCGCTTCAGCGGGGACAATGCCGTGACCCTTCCGGACGCCGGAGCCTTCCGGCGGACCGATCCCTTCAGCGTGGATGTCTGGATCCGGCCGGCCGATGTGCGTCCGCGTGCGGTGGTGTTTCATTATTCGCGGGCCTGGACGGATTCCGGCAGCCGCGGGTACGAATTGGTGCTGGAGAACGGCCGGCCGTTTTTCGGCCTGATCCATTTCTGGCCGGGGAACGCCCTGGGGGTTCGGGCGCGCGAGCCGCTGCCCCCGGGACGCTGGACCCGGCTCACGGTGACCTACGACGGATCCAGCCGGGCCGCGGGCGTGCAGTTGTACCGGGATGGGGAACCGATGGCACTGGAGACGGTCCGCGACGGGCTGACGCGGGACATCCAGCACCGGGCGGCCTGGGGCGATGCCGACGCCGGGGGGATCCGGCTGACCCTTGGTGCGCGGTTTCGGGACAATGGATTCCGGGACGGGGAGCTGGACGATTTTCGTGTCTACGATGTCTGCCTGACTCCGGCTGAGGTGTTGCACCTCGACCCCGACACCGGGGCGCCTGGAGCCGCCGCCATGGATGCCGAAACGTACGCGATGCGTTGGGATCCCGGAGTGGCCGTGGCGCATGCGGAACTGCAGCGCCTGCGCAAGGCGGAGGACGAACTGATTTCGAAAACGAAGGAAATCATGGTGATGCGCGAGATGGAGGCACGGCGACCGACCCATCTTCTCAAGCGCGGGGCCTATGACGCCCCGGCGGACCCGGTGGATCCCGACGTGCCAAAGCACATCCTCCCCCTGCCGGAGGGAACACCCCGGAACCGGCTTGGACTGGCCCAATGGATGACCGATCCGCGCAATCCATTGACAGCCCGGGTCGCAGTCAACCGCGCGTGGCGTCAGCACTTTGGGCGGGGCCTGGTGGCCACGTTGAATGATTTCGGGGCGCAGGGGCAGCTGCCAACGCATCCCGAGCTCCTGGATTGGCTGGCCGCCACGTTCCGGGATTCCGGCTGGGATCTGAAGGCGCTGCACAAACTCCTGGTCCTGTCCGCGACCTATTGTCAGGACTCCGAGGCGCCGCCGGAACGTGTCGCCCTCGATCCGGAAAACCGGATGCTCTCGAGGGGGCCGCGGCATCGGCTGGGCGCCGAACAGATCCGCGACAGTGCGCTGGCCGTCAGCGGGCTGCTGCAACCCACGCTGGGCGGGCCGAGCGTCAAGCCGTACCAGCCGCCGGGCGTCTGGGAGGAGGCCGGGACGGGAAAGACCTACGTCCAGGACCACGGGGACAAGTTATACCGGCGGAGCCTGTACACGTTCATTCGACGGACCGCCCCGCCGCCGTCGCTGGCGAGTTTCGATGCCGGCTCCCGGGAAGTCTGCGTGGCGAACCGGGAGATCACCGCCACACCCCTGCAGGCGCTGGTGCTGTTGAACGACCCGCAATTCCTGGAGGCCGCCCGGGTGCTGGCCGAGGCGTTGTGGGGCGATCGGGAGGCGACTCCGGAGGCGCGCGTGGACCGGGGGTTCCATACAGTGCTCGGCCGGCCGCCCTCCGCCCGCGAGTCGGCGATTCTTGCGTCGCTCTTCGAGGAACAGCGGCGTCTCTACGCGGCGGATCCCGAGGCGGCCGAGCGGCTGCTGTCCACGGGGGAACGCCTGCGCGACACCGCACTGCCGGCGCCGGAACTGGCGGCGGCCACCCTGGTGATGAGCACCCTCATGAATCACGACGAATTTGTGATGAAGCGATGA
- a CDS encoding DUF1501 domain-containing protein produces the protein MNTSCCTGPVDATSLSRRQFLNRFGLGLGGVALADLLTPSRALAAGGVGMLGGTLPVAPRARRVIYLFMAGGPSQLETFDYKPLLNERQGEPLPDSVRMGQRLTGMSGNQAVLPLAGSAFRFARHGQSGAWVSELLPHTASHVDDLCIVRSLFTEAINHDPAITFLQTGSQLSGRPSFGSWVHYGLGSDNENLPAFVVLITRGKVDQPLYSRLWGSGFLPSRFQGVQFRSGKDPVLYLTNPDGVSPAGRRAMLDRLRELHEVAAAETGDAELETRIAQYEMAYRMQASVPDVMDLSGEPEATLAAYGPDARKPGTFAANCLLARRLAERGVKFIQLYHQGWDQHGGLPNGIRTQCRETDQPCAALLADLKQRGLLEDTLVVWGGEFGRTNYSQGKLTATDYGRDHHPRCFSMWMAGGGVRAGTVYGATDEFGYNVVEAPVHVHDLHATLLHLLGIPHEQLTFKFQGRRFRLTDVHGEVVQGILA, from the coding sequence ATGAACACCTCGTGCTGCACCGGCCCCGTGGACGCGACTTCCCTGAGCCGCCGCCAGTTCCTGAACCGATTCGGGCTCGGACTGGGTGGCGTCGCCCTGGCGGATCTGTTGACCCCCTCGCGTGCGCTGGCGGCCGGCGGGGTCGGCATGCTGGGTGGCACCCTGCCGGTGGCGCCCCGTGCCCGCAGGGTGATCTACCTGTTCATGGCCGGCGGACCGTCACAGCTGGAGACCTTCGACTACAAGCCGTTGCTCAACGAGCGCCAGGGTGAACCGCTGCCGGATTCGGTCCGCATGGGCCAGCGGCTCACCGGGATGTCCGGAAACCAGGCCGTGCTCCCCCTGGCAGGCTCGGCATTCCGGTTCGCCCGGCACGGGCAGTCCGGAGCCTGGGTGAGCGAGCTGCTGCCGCACACCGCCTCCCACGTGGACGACCTGTGCATCGTCCGCTCCCTGTTCACCGAGGCGATCAACCACGACCCGGCCATCACCTTCCTGCAGACCGGGTCCCAGCTCAGCGGACGGCCCAGCTTCGGCTCCTGGGTCCACTACGGGCTGGGGAGTGACAACGAGAATCTGCCGGCCTTTGTCGTCCTCATCACGCGGGGCAAGGTGGACCAGCCGCTGTATTCCCGGCTCTGGGGCAGCGGCTTCCTGCCGTCGCGGTTTCAAGGGGTGCAATTCCGTTCGGGGAAGGATCCCGTGCTGTACCTGACGAATCCGGACGGCGTGTCCCCTGCCGGACGGCGGGCGATGCTCGACCGCCTGCGGGAACTCCACGAGGTCGCCGCCGCCGAGACCGGGGACGCCGAACTGGAGACCCGGATCGCCCAATATGAGATGGCCTACCGGATGCAGGCCAGCGTGCCTGACGTCATGGACCTGTCCGGCGAGCCGGAGGCAACCCTCGCAGCGTATGGGCCTGACGCACGGAAGCCCGGCACATTCGCCGCAAACTGCCTCCTCGCGCGCCGCCTCGCCGAGCGGGGCGTGAAGTTCATCCAATTGTATCACCAGGGCTGGGACCAGCATGGCGGCCTGCCCAACGGGATCCGGACCCAGTGCCGCGAAACCGACCAGCCCTGCGCCGCACTGCTCGCGGACCTCAAGCAGCGCGGCCTGCTGGAGGACACCCTGGTGGTCTGGGGTGGCGAATTTGGCCGGACCAACTACTCGCAGGGAAAGCTGACCGCGACCGACTACGGCCGGGATCATCATCCGCGTTGCTTCTCCATGTGGATGGCGGGGGGTGGCGTGCGGGCGGGTACGGTGTACGGGGCGACCGATGAGTTTGGGTACAACGTGGTCGAGGCACCGGTCCACGTCCACGACCTGCACGCCACGCTCCTCCACCTGCTCGGGATCCCGCACGAACAGCTCACCTTCAAGTTCCAAGGCCGGCGGTTTCGCCTCACCGACGTCCATGGGGAGGTTGTCCAGGGGATCCTCGCATAG
- a CDS encoding NUDIX domain-containing protein yields MPEEWFDVVNEQDAVIGRRPRSEVHRLDLRHRAVHVLLFNSRGELFLQQRSLSKDNWPGVWDSSASGHLDAGEDYDPCVVRELREELGVTLAAPPVRILRLEATAATGWEFCWVYRARHEGPFDLQASEIRGGGWFLPSAIRDWIAARPGDFAGGFREIWPRLPDLHGD; encoded by the coding sequence GTGCCGGAGGAGTGGTTCGACGTGGTCAATGAGCAGGATGCGGTCATCGGACGCCGTCCGCGCAGCGAGGTGCACCGTCTCGACCTGCGCCACCGGGCGGTGCATGTGCTCCTCTTCAATTCGCGGGGCGAACTGTTCCTCCAGCAGCGCTCCCTCTCGAAGGACAACTGGCCCGGAGTCTGGGATTCGTCGGCCTCCGGCCATCTGGACGCGGGTGAAGACTACGACCCTTGCGTGGTGCGGGAACTGCGGGAGGAACTCGGGGTGACGCTCGCGGCACCTCCGGTGAGGATCCTGAGGCTCGAGGCGACGGCGGCCACCGGCTGGGAATTCTGCTGGGTGTATCGTGCCCGGCACGAGGGACCGTTCGACCTTCAGGCGAGCGAGATCCGGGGCGGCGGCTGGTTCCTGCCGTCCGCGATTCGCGACTGGATTGCGGCCCGGCCCGGGGACTTCGCCGGCGGCTTCCGGGAAATCTGGCCCCGGTTGCCGGACTTGCACGGGGACTGA
- a CDS encoding NADH-quinone oxidoreductase subunit B — MIDEGLRSELARQGVVVTSFQELGNWGRSNSVWPMTFGLACCAIEMIATSMARYDIARFGSEVFRPSPRQADLMIVAGTVTKKMAPQVVRLYNQMPEPKYVIAMGACAISGGPFKEGYNVLKGIDRYLPVDVHIPGCPPRPEALLHGLMTLQKKMSGETLTGPGRSRSFDPDAPSEFPIPVCGEHDLVPPRNDAVWHPPTRPSAASSTSQT; from the coding sequence ATGATTGACGAAGGACTCCGCAGTGAACTGGCCCGGCAAGGGGTCGTGGTCACCAGTTTCCAGGAACTGGGAAACTGGGGCCGGAGCAATTCCGTCTGGCCGATGACGTTCGGCCTGGCCTGCTGCGCGATCGAAATGATCGCCACCAGCATGGCCCGTTACGACATCGCCCGATTTGGGTCGGAGGTGTTCCGTCCATCCCCCCGGCAGGCGGACCTCATGATCGTGGCCGGGACCGTCACCAAGAAGATGGCGCCCCAGGTGGTGCGGCTTTACAACCAGATGCCCGAGCCGAAGTACGTCATCGCCATGGGCGCCTGCGCCATCTCGGGCGGCCCGTTCAAGGAGGGGTACAACGTGCTGAAGGGCATTGATCGTTATCTGCCGGTGGACGTCCACATTCCCGGATGCCCGCCCCGTCCGGAAGCCCTGCTCCACGGCCTGATGACGCTCCAGAAGAAGATGTCCGGGGAGACGCTCACGGGCCCCGGGCGGTCGCGATCGTTCGATCCGGACGCACCCAGCGAATTCCCGATACCCGTGTGCGGCGAACACGATCTGGTGCCACCCCGCAACGACGCGGTCTGGCATCCGCCCACCCGCCCGTCTGCGGCTTCATCCACTTCCCAAACCTGA
- a CDS encoding NADH-quinone oxidoreductase subunit A codes for MSATELHPYVFLTVLFVMAVMFPLVPLALARAWAWRFAPARPGPQKNATYECGIETRGDPLTQFRAGYYLYGILFLIFDVEAVFLLPFAVSFLQLPLGAVLAMLLFVLLLAEGLAWAWLKGLLTWK; via the coding sequence ATGAGTGCCACGGAGCTTCATCCCTACGTGTTTCTGACGGTCCTGTTCGTGATGGCCGTGATGTTTCCGCTGGTGCCACTTGCCCTCGCCCGTGCCTGGGCCTGGCGGTTTGCCCCTGCAAGACCGGGTCCACAGAAGAATGCCACCTACGAATGCGGCATTGAAACCCGGGGGGATCCGCTCACCCAGTTTCGTGCGGGCTACTACCTCTACGGCATCCTGTTCCTGATTTTCGATGTCGAAGCGGTCTTCCTCCTGCCCTTTGCCGTGTCGTTTCTCCAACTGCCGCTGGGTGCGGTTCTGGCGATGCTGCTGTTTGTGCTCCTGCTGGCGGAAGGGTTGGCCTGGGCGTGGCTCAAGGGACTCCTGACCTGGAAATGA
- a CDS encoding copper homeostasis protein CutC, with amino-acid sequence METATGTPRRLIEVCIDSVESALAAAAGGADRLEVCSALGEGGLTPTAGLLAVIRERVRLPLAVMIRPRAGDFCYSPEEFEVMRRDLCHAKTLGADLIVLGLLTPEGTVDADRTRELMALARPLPVTFHRAFDMARDPMEAMEALIGLGCERVLTSGQEKSVLEGLDLLVALTRRAAGGIVVMPGGGITERNLPRILRECDFRELHLSASATRESRMEFRNLRISMGRTLAASEFAISAADSGRVRRFRELADGRGAG; translated from the coding sequence ATGGAGACCGCCACCGGGACGCCACGACGCCTGATTGAAGTCTGCATTGATTCTGTCGAATCGGCCCTCGCTGCCGCCGCGGGGGGTGCCGACCGCCTGGAGGTGTGCTCCGCCCTCGGCGAGGGCGGGCTGACCCCCACCGCCGGACTGCTGGCGGTCATCCGGGAGCGGGTCCGGCTCCCACTCGCCGTGATGATCCGCCCCCGGGCGGGTGACTTCTGCTACTCGCCCGAGGAATTTGAGGTGATGCGACGGGACCTGTGCCACGCGAAGACGCTGGGTGCGGACCTGATTGTCCTGGGATTGTTGACGCCGGAGGGGACCGTGGATGCGGATCGGACCCGTGAACTGATGGCCCTTGCGCGGCCGCTTCCCGTGACGTTTCACCGCGCCTTTGACATGGCGCGCGATCCCATGGAGGCGATGGAAGCGTTGATCGGGCTTGGGTGCGAACGGGTCCTGACCTCGGGACAGGAGAAATCGGTGCTGGAGGGCCTGGATCTGCTCGTCGCGCTGACGCGTCGGGCTGCCGGCGGGATCGTGGTCATGCCGGGCGGCGGCATCACGGAACGGAACCTTCCGCGAATCCTGCGCGAGTGCGATTTCCGCGAACTGCATCTGTCGGCGAGTGCCACCCGCGAAAGCCGCATGGAGTTTCGCAATCTGCGGATTTCAATGGGCCGCACCCTCGCCGCCTCCGAGTTTGCGATTTCAGCGGCCGATTCGGGCCGTGTCCGCCGGTTCCGCGAGCTGGCAGACGGCAGGGGCGCCGGCTGA
- a CDS encoding threonylcarbamoyl-AMP synthase, with translation MQIAVERSAALLRAGGVVAVPTETVYGLAANASDPAAVSRIYELKGRPGHNPVIVHVASQGMARDCVADWPPLADRLARAFWPGPLTLVLPRAATIPEIVTAGGGTVGIRWPQHPFMQALIRTCGFPLAAPSANLANGISPTNAAHVDKALGQVLPLIVDGGDCNVGIESTVVDATGAHPRILRPGMIHEPAILMAAGTGPPQPGNETADMGPLRSPGQLDRHYAPRARLAVVTWHNDAELGARMEALGAKPESTFILAHHRLPQSLPPERVFLIPDDPEAFGRALYAQLHRCDDAGAGWILVEAPPATPEWAAIADRLRRAGAPAR, from the coding sequence ATGCAAATCGCCGTGGAACGGTCCGCAGCGCTGCTGCGCGCCGGAGGGGTGGTCGCGGTGCCCACCGAGACGGTGTACGGGCTCGCCGCCAACGCATCGGATCCGGCCGCGGTTTCGCGCATCTATGAGCTCAAAGGACGCCCCGGCCACAATCCCGTGATTGTCCATGTGGCATCCCAGGGCATGGCCCGCGACTGCGTCGCGGACTGGCCTCCGCTGGCCGATCGTCTCGCGCGGGCCTTCTGGCCCGGGCCGCTCACCCTGGTGTTGCCACGGGCGGCGACGATCCCCGAGATCGTCACTGCCGGGGGGGGCACTGTGGGCATCCGCTGGCCCCAGCATCCCTTCATGCAGGCGCTGATTCGGACCTGCGGTTTCCCGCTCGCCGCACCCAGCGCCAACCTTGCCAACGGTATTTCACCGACGAATGCCGCGCATGTGGACAAAGCGCTGGGACAGGTCCTCCCGCTCATCGTGGATGGAGGCGACTGCAATGTGGGTATTGAAAGCACCGTGGTGGATGCCACCGGTGCGCACCCCCGAATCCTGCGACCCGGCATGATCCATGAACCGGCGATCCTGATGGCGGCCGGCACCGGTCCCCCCCAACCGGGAAACGAGACCGCGGACATGGGACCGCTGCGCAGTCCGGGACAGCTGGATCGTCATTACGCCCCAAGGGCCCGCCTGGCCGTGGTGACCTGGCACAATGACGCGGAGCTGGGGGCCCGGATGGAAGCGCTCGGGGCGAAGCCCGAGTCCACATTCATTCTGGCCCATCACCGCCTGCCACAGTCGCTGCCCCCGGAACGAGTTTTCCTGATTCCGGATGATCCCGAGGCCTTCGGGCGTGCGCTCTACGCGCAGCTCCACCGCTGTGACGATGCCGGGGCGGGATGGATCCTCGTCGAAGCACCGCCCGCGACGCCGGAATGGGCGGCGATCGCAGACCGGCTGCGACGCGCCGGGGCCCCGGCACGGTGA
- the ispD gene encoding 2-C-methyl-D-erythritol 4-phosphate cytidylyltransferase — protein MTSAILVAAGRGTRMGPDVDKLFLEVGGRPVVAHTWGRLEACPAVDALVLVVRAGLEESFAGLARDHGFRKPFRVVPGGAERQDSVAHGLAALSRETALVAIQDGARPCTSPEVIARCLAAAARTGAAVAAQRVTDTVKASDGDRTIASHLDRSRLWTVQTPQCFRRQVIERALEATRTAGRRITDDTAACELTGQSVELVECPEPNPKVTTPADLPWIEWLLRRDP, from the coding sequence ATGACCTCGGCCATCCTCGTCGCGGCCGGGCGCGGGACCCGCATGGGTCCCGACGTGGACAAGCTGTTCCTCGAAGTGGGCGGCCGGCCCGTCGTGGCGCACACGTGGGGTCGTTTGGAGGCATGCCCGGCCGTGGACGCCCTCGTTCTGGTGGTGCGTGCCGGACTGGAGGAATCCTTCGCCGGGCTCGCCCGGGATCACGGATTTCGCAAGCCGTTCCGGGTCGTCCCCGGTGGTGCGGAGCGGCAGGATTCCGTTGCCCATGGACTGGCCGCGCTGTCCCGCGAGACCGCGCTGGTCGCAATCCAGGATGGCGCCCGCCCCTGCACATCCCCGGAGGTGATCGCCCGGTGTCTGGCGGCGGCGGCGAGGACCGGCGCCGCGGTGGCGGCGCAGCGGGTGACCGATACCGTGAAGGCGTCGGATGGGGACCGGACGATCGCCAGTCACCTGGACCGGTCGCGGCTGTGGACGGTTCAGACCCCGCAGTGTTTTCGCCGTCAGGTAATCGAGCGGGCACTGGAGGCGACCCGGACGGCCGGTCGCCGGATCACCGATGACACCGCGGCGTGCGAACTGACCGGGCAGTCCGTGGAACTGGTTGAGTGTCCTGAACCCAATCCGAAGGTGACCACGCCGGCGGACCTGCCCTGGATTGAGTGGTTGCTGCGCCGCGATCCCTGA